A single region of the Arthrobacter sp. V1I7 genome encodes:
- a CDS encoding IS256 family transposase, translated as MVAPAPADALDEQLVQQLSERARAEGLRLTGEGGLLSRLTKMVVESALEGEMEDHLGYARHDPAGRDGGNSRNGTRSKELLTEAGPVQIAVPRDRDGSFTPELVRKRQRRLSGLDDLVISLSAKGLTYGEICAHLAEVYGAEVSKQTISTITEKVLEGLAAWQSRPLDPVYPVIFIDAVIVKIRDGQVTNRPIYVALAVTCEGTRDILGLWAGEHGDGEGAKYWLRVLSEIKNRGTQDCLIVVCDGLKGLPEAIATVWPQTITQTCIVHLLRNSFRYASKKDWSAIAKDLKPVYTAASESDALDRFVEFSEKWEKRYPAIIRLWTNAWAEFVPFLQFGREIRTIICTTNAIESINARIRRAVNARGHFPTEQAALKCVYLAVMSLDPTGTGRQRWSNRWKAALNAFEVTFDGRLSAGKK; from the coding sequence ATGGTTGCGCCGGCTCCGGCGGACGCGCTGGATGAGCAGTTGGTGCAGCAGCTGAGTGAGCGGGCGCGTGCGGAAGGCCTGCGGCTGACCGGTGAGGGCGGGCTGCTGTCCCGGCTGACGAAGATGGTCGTGGAATCGGCGCTGGAGGGCGAGATGGAGGACCATCTGGGCTACGCCCGGCACGATCCGGCTGGCAGGGACGGCGGGAACTCGCGGAACGGCACCCGGTCCAAGGAGCTGTTGACCGAGGCCGGTCCGGTGCAGATCGCGGTGCCGCGGGATCGGGACGGCTCGTTCACCCCGGAGCTGGTCAGGAAGCGGCAGCGCCGCCTGTCCGGGCTCGATGACCTGGTCATTTCGCTGTCCGCCAAGGGACTCACGTACGGGGAGATCTGCGCCCACCTGGCCGAGGTCTACGGCGCGGAGGTCTCCAAGCAGACGATCTCCACCATCACGGAGAAGGTCTTGGAGGGTTTGGCGGCCTGGCAGAGCCGGCCGCTGGATCCGGTCTATCCGGTGATCTTCATCGACGCGGTGATCGTGAAGATCCGCGACGGGCAGGTCACGAACCGGCCGATCTACGTGGCGCTGGCGGTGACCTGCGAGGGCACCCGTGACATTCTTGGGCTCTGGGCCGGCGAGCACGGTGACGGGGAGGGGGCGAAGTACTGGCTGCGGGTCCTGTCCGAGATCAAGAACCGCGGCACCCAGGACTGCCTGATTGTGGTCTGTGACGGGCTCAAGGGCCTGCCCGAGGCCATCGCCACCGTCTGGCCGCAGACGATCACCCAGACCTGCATTGTTCACCTTTTGCGCAACTCGTTCCGCTACGCGTCGAAGAAGGACTGGTCCGCGATCGCGAAGGACCTCAAGCCCGTCTATACGGCGGCGTCGGAATCCGATGCCCTGGACCGGTTCGTGGAGTTCAGCGAGAAGTGGGAGAAGCGTTACCCGGCGATCATCCGGCTGTGGACCAACGCCTGGGCCGAGTTCGTGCCCTTCCTGCAGTTCGGCCGCGAGATCCGCACGATCATCTGCACGACCAACGCCATAGAGAGCATCAACGCGCGCATCCGGCGAGCCGTGAATGCCCGCGGACACTTCCCCACGGAGCAGGCCGCGCTCAAATGCGTCTATCTGGCGGTCATGAGTCTGGACCCCACCGGGACGGGCCGACAACGCTGGTCCAACCGCTGGAAGGCTGCGCTCAATGCCTTCGAAGTCACCTTCGACGGACGCCTGTCCGCCGGCAAGAAATAA
- a CDS encoding IS110 family transposase: MPHARADVDAAGRVAGVDTHTDTHTLAILTENGAVVSTATFTADSRGYAALIDAVASAGPVRGIGVEGTNSYGAGLTRALQSAGHTVLEVLRPTRQVRRMNGKSDPVDAVEAARTVLSGRGISIPKDTNTAAESIRFLLGARKRFVSSMTSISNAIKGLLITAPEPVRARYRDLDTDALLRRLASSRPGSDLAGPEDAAGLALKTMACAHQELSDRVAGIETQLHELVQAHHPALLDVYGVGTLVAAQLVVTAGGNPERIRNEASFAALCGAAPIPASSGRTTRHRLNRGGDRQGNAALHRIALVRMRHDPKTRAYVERRTQDGKSKKEIIRCLKRAIVREIYRILTSPAVRTVQADLRAIRTKKNITLSQVAVALSTWPARISDIERKARPLPELADRYRNWLATA, encoded by the coding sequence ATGCCACACGCGAGAGCGGATGTCGACGCGGCCGGACGCGTCGCCGGGGTCGACACCCACACCGACACTCACACCCTTGCCATTCTCACCGAGAACGGCGCGGTGGTCTCCACCGCGACGTTCACGGCGGACAGCCGTGGCTATGCCGCGCTCATCGATGCCGTAGCCTCAGCCGGCCCCGTCCGGGGGATCGGTGTCGAGGGCACCAACTCCTACGGCGCCGGCCTGACCCGGGCCCTTCAGTCCGCCGGACACACCGTGCTGGAAGTCCTGCGCCCTACCCGGCAGGTGCGCCGGATGAATGGGAAATCAGATCCTGTCGACGCAGTCGAAGCTGCCCGTACGGTGCTTTCCGGCCGTGGCATCTCCATCCCGAAAGACACCAACACCGCCGCTGAATCCATCCGATTCCTGCTCGGCGCGCGGAAACGGTTCGTCTCCTCCATGACCTCGATCTCCAACGCCATTAAAGGGCTGCTGATCACCGCTCCAGAACCGGTCCGCGCCAGATACCGGGACCTGGACACGGACGCGCTGCTGCGCCGTCTGGCCAGTAGTCGTCCTGGATCCGATCTGGCCGGCCCTGAAGACGCCGCCGGGCTGGCCCTGAAGACGATGGCTTGCGCCCACCAGGAGCTCTCAGACCGCGTCGCCGGCATCGAGACGCAATTGCATGAACTCGTCCAGGCGCACCACCCAGCATTGCTGGATGTCTACGGCGTCGGGACCCTGGTCGCCGCGCAACTCGTCGTGACCGCGGGCGGCAACCCAGAGCGGATCCGCAACGAAGCGTCGTTCGCCGCGCTCTGCGGCGCCGCGCCAATCCCGGCGTCCTCCGGGCGCACCACCCGCCACCGGCTCAACCGTGGCGGCGACAGACAGGGTAACGCCGCCCTCCACCGCATCGCACTCGTCCGAATGCGCCACGACCCCAAAACCCGCGCCTACGTCGAGCGCCGCACACAGGATGGCAAGAGCAAGAAGGAAATCATCCGCTGCCTCAAAAGGGCCATCGTCCGAGAGATCTACCGCATCCTTACCAGCCCAGCAGTAAGGACGGTCCAAGCCGACCTCCGCGCCATTCGCACGAAAAAGAACATCACCCTCAGTCAAGTGGCCGTAGCCTTAAGCACGTGGCCCGCCCGGATCTCCGATATCGAGCGCAAAGCCCGGCCGCTGCCCGAACTCGCCGATCGCTACAGAAACTGGCTCGCCACCGCTTGA
- a CDS encoding IS701 family transposase translates to MEEAGLRVELEDYVGQVFASLGRKDQRAKGRLYLQGLMLEGRRKSMQPMAERLDVDHQQLQQFVTSSPWEVEPVRRRLAALADEAIVPEAWVIDDTGFKKDGAASACVARQYSGTLGKIGNCQVASTVHMVTDHASAPVNWRLFVPEAWDDACADTNEHAEAVAARRIKAKIPEYVRHRPKWELALEMIDELAHWGRRCPVAVADAGYGDNALFRLELTRRSIPWVMAVKASTSAYPANAVPELAERSGPRGRPSVPRYRQDPASLAELAVAAGRGQLRRITWRHGTKNTGTNRTAAMKSRFLALRVRPASRHIAPGEDGSLPEAWLIAEWPPGAKEPTDYWLSDLPADTPTRTLVRLAKIRWRIEHDYRELKTGLGLSHFEGRSFPGFHHHVTLVSAAHLFITKKRLATPKAAGAA, encoded by the coding sequence ATGGAAGAGGCAGGACTGCGGGTCGAGCTGGAGGATTACGTCGGGCAGGTGTTCGCGTCGTTGGGCCGGAAGGACCAGCGGGCGAAGGGCCGGCTGTATCTGCAGGGGTTGATGCTGGAGGGGCGGCGCAAGTCGATGCAGCCGATGGCGGAGCGCCTGGATGTGGACCACCAGCAGCTGCAGCAGTTCGTTACGTCCTCGCCGTGGGAGGTGGAGCCGGTCCGCCGCCGCCTGGCAGCCCTGGCCGATGAGGCTATCGTGCCGGAGGCGTGGGTGATTGACGATACCGGGTTCAAGAAGGACGGGGCCGCCTCGGCGTGCGTGGCGCGCCAGTACTCGGGCACGCTGGGCAAGATCGGCAACTGCCAGGTTGCCTCCACCGTGCACATGGTCACCGACCATGCCTCGGCCCCGGTGAACTGGCGCCTGTTCGTGCCCGAGGCCTGGGATGACGCCTGTGCGGACACCAACGAGCACGCCGAAGCCGTCGCCGCCCGCCGGATCAAGGCGAAGATCCCCGAATACGTACGGCACCGGCCCAAGTGGGAACTCGCGCTGGAGATGATCGATGAACTCGCCCATTGGGGGCGCAGGTGCCCGGTCGCGGTTGCCGACGCCGGGTACGGGGACAACGCGCTGTTCCGGCTTGAGCTGACCCGGCGGTCCATTCCGTGGGTGATGGCGGTCAAGGCATCCACCAGCGCCTACCCGGCCAATGCCGTTCCCGAACTCGCCGAACGCTCCGGCCCCAGGGGCAGGCCCAGTGTGCCCCGCTACCGACAGGACCCGGCCAGCCTGGCCGAACTCGCGGTGGCCGCCGGAAGGGGACAACTACGCAGGATCACCTGGCGGCACGGCACCAAGAACACCGGCACCAACAGGACCGCGGCCATGAAATCCCGCTTCCTGGCCCTGCGCGTCAGACCTGCCAGCCGGCACATCGCCCCCGGCGAAGACGGATCGTTGCCCGAGGCCTGGCTGATCGCCGAATGGCCACCCGGCGCCAAGGAGCCCACCGACTACTGGCTCTCCGACCTGCCCGCCGACACACCAACCAGGACCTTGGTCAGGCTGGCGAAAATCCGGTGGCGCATTGAACACGACTACCGCGAACTGAAAACCGGCCTCGGCCTTTCCCACTTCGAAGGACGATCCTTCCCGGGCTTCCACCACCACGTCACCCTCGTGTCCGCAGCACACCTGTTCATCACCAAAAAACGCCTTGCCACCCCAAAAGCAGCAGGGGCAGCCTGA
- a CDS encoding LysR family transcriptional regulator has translation MELRHLRYFLVVIAEGSLTRAAQRLHITQPALSRQIQQLENESGARLLERTPKGVEPTPAGTALHGHALRILRLADSTREVTTSATQSKETVALGIAPGLPAEWLTGRLGPLMAEESPAHLDITDASSTELLKMTGEGILDLAFVHQDPPATMHRHRVLERPFGLAIRPTHPLGTAANCNLQDLDGLRVLAHAREQVPSEYDRLLAAAHEAGVSPMWQFARFTENAFFCAETSQAMGIVLNATSAARLVPGWPWLPLTGPEINQHTWLAWPTTTRAIVNDVAELLTRGNNEAID, from the coding sequence ATGGAACTGCGGCATCTGCGGTATTTCCTCGTGGTCATCGCGGAAGGCTCGCTGACCAGGGCGGCCCAGCGCCTCCACATCACCCAGCCGGCCCTGAGCCGGCAGATACAGCAGTTGGAGAACGAAAGCGGGGCCCGCCTGCTGGAGCGGACACCCAAAGGGGTTGAACCCACGCCGGCCGGTACCGCCCTTCACGGCCACGCCCTTCGCATTCTCCGGCTTGCGGACTCCACCCGGGAAGTCACTACCTCTGCCACACAGTCCAAAGAGACAGTCGCATTAGGAATTGCCCCCGGGTTGCCGGCCGAATGGCTGACGGGCCGGCTCGGGCCCCTGATGGCCGAGGAATCCCCGGCGCATCTGGACATCACCGATGCGAGCAGCACCGAGCTGCTGAAGATGACCGGGGAAGGCATCCTGGATCTGGCCTTCGTGCATCAGGACCCACCGGCCACCATGCACCGCCACCGGGTGCTCGAACGGCCCTTCGGCCTGGCTATCCGGCCCACTCACCCGCTGGGGACAGCCGCGAACTGCAACCTGCAGGACCTGGACGGGCTTAGGGTTCTCGCCCACGCCAGAGAACAGGTGCCCAGTGAATACGACCGGCTGCTGGCGGCCGCGCATGAGGCGGGAGTCTCGCCGATGTGGCAATTCGCCAGATTCACAGAGAACGCTTTTTTTTGCGCCGAAACCTCCCAGGCAATGGGCATTGTCCTCAATGCGACGAGCGCCGCCAGACTCGTGCCCGGGTGGCCGTGGTTGCCCCTAACCGGCCCCGAGATCAACCAGCACACCTGGCTGGCCTGGCCAACCACAACGCGGGCGATCGTCAACGATGTTGCAGAGCTTTTGACACGTGGCAATAACGAGGCAATTGACTAG
- a CDS encoding FAD-dependent oxidoreductase — MSEHFDVVVVGGGAGGIAAAIGAANAGANVCLIEQYPYLGGAATNSSVLAFCGFYDQQQQQVVDGVGGDILRRLKARGVYEEKVMGWTGNRIVLLDLESTKVVCDEAVSEVGVHVRLHTRLISASCSAGRVTSVEVNHRGGNKLITADAFIDASGDGALTAYSGAGIHDVPVERRQTNTLTCRFGGVAADADLSKEKMRQAVTAYAQETGTKLVRDGGIAVRLPITGEIMALLVDEHFDTLNAEEISKAEASGRAQAWKYLEAFQKHMPGWQGAYLVETGPQIGIRESRRLQGRMTITAQDVLHARKQPDQSIGRCGWPIEDHAGPGVTNYTKIDNGHWYDIPYGAICSATTDNLWGVGRLTSSDDEAFASVRVMGTAFATGHAAGIAAAQYSQGTTHDILAIRNELTHQGAMV, encoded by the coding sequence ATGTCTGAGCATTTTGATGTTGTTGTGGTTGGTGGAGGCGCAGGTGGGATCGCCGCCGCGATCGGCGCCGCGAACGCCGGCGCCAACGTCTGCCTGATCGAGCAGTACCCGTACCTGGGCGGCGCGGCAACCAACAGCTCGGTTCTGGCGTTCTGCGGTTTCTACGACCAGCAGCAGCAGCAAGTCGTCGACGGCGTCGGCGGGGACATCCTTCGTCGGCTCAAGGCCCGGGGCGTCTACGAGGAGAAGGTGATGGGGTGGACCGGCAACCGCATCGTCCTACTGGACCTCGAATCGACGAAGGTCGTATGCGATGAGGCTGTTTCGGAAGTCGGAGTGCACGTTCGGCTGCACACCAGGCTCATCAGCGCCTCTTGCTCGGCCGGACGGGTGACCTCCGTTGAGGTGAACCACCGGGGCGGCAACAAGCTAATCACCGCCGACGCATTCATCGACGCCAGCGGCGACGGGGCGCTGACCGCCTATTCCGGAGCCGGAATCCACGATGTTCCCGTCGAGCGCCGGCAGACCAACACCCTGACCTGCCGGTTCGGGGGAGTCGCCGCAGACGCGGACCTGTCGAAGGAGAAAATGCGCCAGGCAGTGACTGCGTACGCCCAAGAGACCGGCACCAAGCTGGTCCGCGACGGCGGCATCGCCGTCCGGTTGCCCATCACCGGGGAGATCATGGCCCTGCTGGTGGACGAACATTTTGACACCCTGAACGCAGAGGAAATCTCCAAAGCCGAGGCCAGCGGCAGAGCGCAGGCCTGGAAATACCTGGAAGCATTTCAAAAGCACATGCCCGGCTGGCAAGGAGCCTACCTGGTCGAAACCGGGCCGCAAATTGGAATCAGGGAAAGCCGCCGCCTTCAGGGGCGGATGACAATCACCGCCCAAGACGTGCTCCATGCACGCAAGCAGCCCGATCAGTCGATTGGCCGCTGCGGGTGGCCAATCGAGGATCACGCAGGCCCGGGCGTGACCAACTACACCAAAATTGATAACGGCCACTGGTACGACATCCCCTACGGGGCGATCTGCTCCGCCACGACCGACAACCTATGGGGCGTGGGACGGCTCACCAGTTCCGATGACGAGGCATTCGCATCCGTCCGAGTGATGGGTACAGCCTTCGCCACCGGCCACGCTGCAGGTATAGCCGCAGCACAATACTCCCAAGGCACTACCCACGACATCTTGGCCATTCGTAACGAACTCACCCATCAAGGGGCCATGGTTTAG
- a CDS encoding ABC transporter ATP-binding protein has protein sequence MMNSQTKPRYAFEAQDINKVFAGSSDIQALSDINLALEEGSFTCIVGPSGCGKSTLLRILGDLETTTSGQILSSLKADRVPKAAFVFQEHGVFPWFNVLQNVAFGEQMADVALTERDEHARHWINEVGLSGFEQAYPHQLSGGMRQRIAIARAFATGSPALLMDEPLGALDAQTRMLMQEQLVKLWEKDRKTVVLVTHSIEEALLLGDQIVMMSARPGRIKEIIDVPFGRPRSMEVEATAEFARMKQDIWDSLRDEVQASLRFS, from the coding sequence ATGATGAACTCACAAACCAAACCCCGATACGCCTTTGAGGCGCAGGACATAAATAAGGTTTTTGCTGGTTCCAGTGACATTCAGGCACTCAGCGATATCAACTTAGCCTTGGAAGAGGGCTCGTTCACTTGCATTGTCGGTCCTTCGGGATGCGGCAAGTCAACTTTGCTGCGGATCCTCGGGGACCTCGAGACAACGACGTCTGGCCAAATTCTCAGCAGCCTGAAGGCGGATCGTGTACCTAAGGCAGCCTTTGTCTTCCAAGAGCATGGGGTCTTCCCTTGGTTCAACGTCCTACAAAACGTCGCGTTCGGCGAACAAATGGCTGACGTTGCCCTGACAGAACGTGATGAGCATGCCCGCCACTGGATCAATGAAGTCGGTCTCTCCGGCTTCGAGCAGGCTTACCCTCACCAGCTCTCCGGCGGCATGCGGCAACGTATTGCCATCGCCCGTGCCTTCGCAACCGGTTCCCCAGCCCTGCTCATGGACGAACCACTAGGTGCCCTTGATGCCCAGACCCGCATGTTGATGCAGGAACAACTGGTCAAACTGTGGGAAAAGGATCGCAAAACGGTGGTACTGGTTACTCATTCCATCGAAGAGGCGCTCTTGCTGGGCGACCAAATCGTCATGATGTCCGCCCGCCCCGGCCGGATCAAGGAAATCATTGATGTCCCCTTTGGCCGTCCGCGCAGCATGGAGGTCGAAGCCACCGCTGAATTCGCTCGCATGAAACAAGACATTTGGGATTCACTCCGCGATGAAGTCCAAGCCTCCTTGAGGTTCTCCTGA
- a CDS encoding ABC transporter permease: MTQQTNLHRNDTDKIDLQTAIKRVRRKERDLQLRDVLLSILTPVLLVGLWEASARTGLIDARLFSPPSQIAAQAWEMATTGELLRHTGATVGRLVAGFAAGAIAGISVGLLMGVSRSLRAALGPTFTALYALPKIAILPLLLLIFGLTETPKILSVAISVFFVLQINTLAGIVQIDARILEAARAYKATGPKLFRHVLLPGAMPAIMTGLRVAAGMSVIVITAVEFVASNDGLGYIIWNSWQLFQPSKMYVGLIVVSLVGALVTGLILVLERVLIPWKYSNKRRKKVNK; the protein is encoded by the coding sequence ATGACACAGCAAACCAATCTTCACCGGAACGACACTGACAAGATTGATCTGCAAACCGCGATCAAACGGGTCCGTCGCAAGGAACGCGACCTGCAACTACGCGACGTACTCCTATCCATCCTCACTCCCGTGCTCCTTGTCGGGCTGTGGGAAGCGTCCGCACGCACGGGCTTGATCGATGCACGGCTTTTTTCTCCCCCCAGCCAAATCGCCGCCCAAGCTTGGGAGATGGCCACAACCGGTGAACTCCTCCGGCATACCGGTGCCACTGTTGGCCGCCTAGTGGCGGGTTTTGCAGCAGGTGCCATTGCGGGGATCAGCGTTGGTCTCCTGATGGGGGTCTCCCGTTCTCTACGTGCGGCGCTGGGACCGACGTTTACCGCCCTCTATGCCTTGCCCAAAATAGCCATCCTCCCACTGCTGCTCTTGATCTTCGGCTTGACCGAAACTCCCAAGATCCTCTCTGTGGCCATCTCCGTCTTCTTTGTCCTCCAGATCAACACGCTTGCCGGAATCGTGCAGATCGATGCACGAATCCTGGAGGCCGCCCGCGCCTACAAAGCAACCGGTCCAAAGCTATTTCGCCATGTCCTGCTCCCCGGAGCAATGCCGGCCATCATGACCGGACTCCGCGTTGCAGCAGGAATGTCGGTCATTGTTATCACAGCAGTTGAATTTGTCGCTTCCAATGACGGCCTCGGCTATATCATCTGGAATTCTTGGCAGCTTTTCCAACCGTCGAAGATGTATGTGGGCCTCATAGTCGTGTCCCTCGTAGGCGCGCTGGTTACGGGTCTGATCCTTGTCCTGGAACGGGTCCTCATTCCTTGGAAGTACTCCAATAAACGTAGAAAGAAGGTAAACAAGTGA
- a CDS encoding ABC transporter substrate-binding protein: MRKTMLVAALAAASISLAGCGTASTSPAGTEGDSSVEVGIVQLPIFAPIYVAKAKGYFEDEGLNVNLQTVKSGSDAVPLASSGKLDVVAAGFSAGMFSAIKSGLNIKITGSMGVSDGNTEASPTDLVVSKAAYDAGSITSVADLKGKNVGAAGGTGGAGAYLLSLALKDAGLSLNDVKVVNLGNPDMPTAISNGGLDAGLISAPFSSVALKEGVGVSLGVPPAGTSGTGVIFGDQFAETDKAQKFFNAIAKASKDLQGENRYSDENLKIIAGATGQTPEEVKAVPLYTWLPDLKPLPEQLADMESVWMQAGALEYDQPLPQDTYIDTSFAENVK; the protein is encoded by the coding sequence GTGAGAAAAACCATGCTGGTCGCCGCACTTGCAGCCGCCTCAATTTCCCTAGCCGGCTGTGGCACGGCAAGCACGTCCCCGGCTGGCACAGAGGGCGATTCCTCAGTCGAGGTCGGCATCGTACAGTTGCCCATTTTTGCCCCTATCTACGTAGCGAAAGCCAAAGGATACTTCGAAGACGAAGGCCTGAACGTGAATCTGCAAACCGTAAAATCTGGTTCCGACGCGGTTCCACTGGCATCAAGCGGCAAGCTCGACGTCGTTGCTGCTGGCTTCTCTGCCGGCATGTTCAGCGCGATCAAAAGCGGGTTGAACATCAAGATCACTGGGTCCATGGGCGTGTCGGATGGAAACACTGAAGCCAGCCCTACTGATCTGGTGGTATCCAAGGCGGCATACGACGCTGGCTCCATCACATCCGTTGCGGATCTGAAAGGCAAAAACGTAGGTGCGGCCGGAGGCACCGGTGGTGCCGGCGCCTACCTGCTGTCCCTAGCACTCAAGGACGCCGGTCTTAGCCTGAACGATGTCAAGGTTGTCAACCTGGGTAACCCGGATATGCCGACTGCCATCAGCAACGGCGGTCTGGACGCTGGACTCATTTCCGCTCCCTTTTCGTCCGTAGCCTTAAAGGAAGGAGTAGGAGTCTCACTTGGAGTCCCACCAGCGGGAACATCAGGCACCGGCGTTATATTTGGCGACCAGTTCGCAGAGACTGACAAGGCGCAGAAGTTCTTCAATGCCATTGCAAAAGCATCGAAGGATCTTCAGGGAGAGAACCGATACTCCGACGAGAATCTAAAGATCATCGCTGGTGCGACAGGGCAGACCCCAGAAGAGGTCAAAGCAGTACCGCTCTACACGTGGCTTCCGGATCTGAAACCCCTGCCCGAACAGTTGGCGGACATGGAGTCCGTGTGGATGCAAGCGGGTGCCCTGGAGTACGACCAACCGCTCCCGCAAGATACCTACATTGATACGTCATTCGCGGAAAACGTCAAATAA
- a CDS encoding shikimate kinase: protein MPPLVVIGNTACGKTTVGRRIAELLKVPFVDLDDVIVARHGALPEIFAEGGEETFRNLEASTAADLITTATTRYVLAFGGGAIMRPETQNLLTNGCVVWIDADLGTVLPRLQARRNRPLLKNDIANMWQELDVIRRPVFRRMAGLRVDASSGSVDHLAQYAVEWALNEWALPAAYGARAHERSAAGSGSSVKDRGCDMECVNPQVTAVAARPRSL from the coding sequence GTGCCCCCGCTGGTGGTCATCGGCAACACGGCCTGCGGCAAAACCACCGTTGGACGGCGGATCGCCGAACTCCTAAAGGTTCCCTTTGTTGACCTCGATGATGTCATCGTCGCACGCCACGGCGCCCTACCAGAGATATTCGCTGAAGGCGGCGAGGAAACGTTCCGAAACCTCGAGGCGAGCACTGCTGCAGACCTAATCACAACAGCCACAACCCGGTACGTGCTCGCGTTCGGCGGAGGTGCCATCATGCGGCCGGAGACCCAGAACCTCCTCACCAACGGGTGCGTAGTATGGATCGATGCAGACTTGGGAACTGTGCTTCCACGGCTGCAGGCACGGCGCAACCGGCCGCTTCTCAAGAACGACATTGCCAATATGTGGCAGGAACTCGATGTCATACGCCGTCCTGTATTTCGTCGGATGGCGGGCCTCCGTGTTGATGCCAGTTCCGGATCGGTGGACCACTTGGCCCAATACGCCGTCGAATGGGCGCTGAACGAGTGGGCGTTACCAGCTGCATACGGGGCAAGGGCCCACGAGCGAAGCGCTGCCGGCAGCGGTAGCTCTGTAAAAGACCGCGGCTGCGACATGGAGTGCGTGAACCCCCAAGTGACTGCGGTTGCTGCGAGGCCAAGATCGCTGTGA
- a CDS encoding LysR family transcriptional regulator, with the protein MELRHIRYFLAVSEEGSFGRAAQRLHISQPALSRQIVDLERNLGQRLFDRTTKGVVLTPAGEALIGHGRQLLRLESATRHIVASTTHAEQPVVLGVPPTVSEQWFLDLISALQAALPTVPFQVFEAYTVEQLRMLREGQIDLMLINQRPPGNLRRAALSESSHPFGIAVPPEHRLAKQNAFGLADLAGLRILARMQDQVPASHDLAIREIEDSGVVVLWVFGRFAEHARACAVAAQADAVFCGEATARRQLPGWHWGSIEELRTGMTLWLGWSREAREKVSAAAHLVMRMTGSAT; encoded by the coding sequence ATGGAGCTACGACATATCCGGTACTTCTTGGCCGTATCCGAGGAAGGAAGCTTCGGGCGTGCTGCCCAGAGGCTGCATATCAGCCAACCCGCCCTCAGTCGCCAAATCGTTGATCTGGAACGGAATTTAGGTCAACGCCTGTTCGACCGCACGACCAAGGGTGTCGTCCTGACGCCAGCGGGCGAGGCGTTGATAGGCCACGGCCGGCAGCTGCTGCGGTTGGAATCGGCCACCCGCCACATCGTGGCATCAACAACCCACGCCGAGCAGCCGGTGGTTCTCGGCGTGCCGCCGACCGTCTCCGAGCAATGGTTCCTTGATCTCATATCAGCCCTGCAAGCCGCCCTGCCGACTGTGCCGTTTCAGGTGTTCGAGGCCTACACCGTCGAGCAACTACGCATGCTCCGGGAGGGGCAGATTGATCTGATGCTCATCAATCAACGCCCTCCGGGCAATCTCCGCCGTGCCGCGCTGTCCGAATCATCTCACCCTTTCGGAATCGCGGTCCCGCCCGAGCACCGGTTGGCGAAGCAGAACGCCTTCGGCCTAGCGGATCTGGCCGGTCTGCGCATTCTCGCGCGCATGCAGGATCAGGTTCCGGCCTCGCACGACCTGGCGATCCGGGAGATTGAAGACTCCGGTGTCGTCGTCCTGTGGGTGTTTGGGCGGTTCGCCGAGCACGCTCGAGCATGCGCTGTCGCAGCGCAGGCAGATGCAGTGTTCTGTGGCGAGGCCACCGCACGCCGACAACTACCTGGCTGGCATTGGGGTTCGATCGAAGAGCTGCGCACCGGCATGACGCTCTGGCTCGGCTGGTCCCGGGAGGCACGCGAGAAGGTCAGCGCGGCGGCGCACCTGGTGATGCGGATGACTGGGTCTGCGACCTAA